In Candidatus Leptovillus gracilis, one DNA window encodes the following:
- a CDS encoding PD40 domain-containing protein produces the protein MNAVLSDTPALSETEVAVTLSAYPTTPDRQLNTTSRQTLGTQPARAMCAADQLSASPNGRYLLIQYNCEAALFAILQDLQTGKETTLARGYFLDWSPDGDWLLFRQTDEDAIWLVQAATGSRQTLPNLPAGVYNAAFHFDGQTVVLAASQGLGLGSELGVYHHLATTSYTRWQTFPQQVVAYPRWSPDGTKLAYILMPDSNQPFTVGELWLAEPGTGAPTQLLDAVDAGHGYPPVWSPNGQSLAYVRRENPDSVRADHLAAALRSNLMLANAAAGQTTPLTSFPDSLVYDAIWSPDGAQLAFTADDAIWLVSPGQSSTQITQSMTARHPAWLVENN, from the coding sequence ATGAACGCAGTATTGTCGGACACGCCTGCACTGAGTGAAACCGAAGTGGCCGTTACCCTCTCTGCCTATCCCACCACGCCCGACCGTCAACTGAATACCACTTCCCGGCAAACGCTGGGGACACAGCCGGCCCGCGCCATGTGTGCAGCCGACCAACTGAGCGCCTCGCCGAACGGCCGTTACCTGCTCATCCAATACAACTGCGAAGCCGCCCTCTTTGCCATTTTGCAAGATTTACAGACTGGCAAAGAAACCACCCTGGCACGGGGCTATTTTCTTGACTGGTCGCCCGACGGCGACTGGCTGCTGTTCCGCCAGACAGACGAAGACGCTATCTGGTTGGTACAGGCGGCGACGGGCAGCCGGCAGACGCTGCCCAATCTGCCGGCCGGCGTCTACAACGCCGCCTTCCACTTTGACGGGCAGACGGTGGTGCTGGCCGCCAGCCAGGGATTGGGGCTGGGCAGCGAATTGGGCGTCTATCATCACCTGGCGACGACCAGTTACACACGGTGGCAAACCTTTCCGCAGCAGGTCGTCGCTTATCCGCGCTGGTCGCCGGATGGCACAAAGCTGGCCTACATCCTGATGCCGGACAGCAACCAGCCCTTCACCGTGGGTGAATTGTGGCTGGCTGAGCCGGGGACGGGCGCGCCAACCCAACTGCTGGACGCCGTAGACGCCGGGCACGGCTACCCGCCCGTCTGGTCGCCAAATGGTCAAAGCCTGGCCTATGTGCGCCGTGAAAACCCGGACAGCGTGCGCGCCGACCATCTGGCTGCGGCGCTGCGCAGCAATCTGATGCTGGCGAACGCCGCTGCCGGTCAGACCACGCCGCTGACCAGCTTCCCGGACAGCCTGGTATACGACGCCATCTGGTCGCCGGATGGGGCGCAGTTGGCTTTTACGGCCGATGACGCTATCTGGCTTGTCAGCCCCGGCCAATCGTCCACACAAATCACCCAATCCATGACCGCTCGCCATCCAGCCTGGCTGGTGGAAAACAATTAG
- a CDS encoding PD40 domain-containing protein yields the protein MIQRILFLICLACLLLVGCGTEGEMVAEAAPTAAQLPAAETPIATETAQPTPTPNATPAPATHTPTLPPPTNTPTTTPQPTETQIATATSSLAFPLSPQGAIFFLWSTVPPPDGSDPSLTTDLYVAYPGNSPDRWDVRPLIPDLFGFTLMKASPDMSYLAILFSENEEQAWNEMRGVGLYNFEQKAFSNLTGSECCLYGFDWLPQSQAVLYSQVNNLFQIDIGEESSPSQLTDDWLSQSGTEVFNPVISPDGNWVAVTLSSNQMAVYNMTTGHFTTLAEEVPYPSSHRVITWSPNSQMLAFTSTFEQGLFVANMDSMAVVQLENVNTRCLPAWSSKTLLLAYTCDNSLFLWDAKTQVAEETVNGDIVGIPVWSPNGSTIAVNVVIGEKKGFLLIDPNDGRQQFLDTTDVAAPSLWPPAIWSPDGEWLLYLSEQPDQTGYYVMNKTNNIPYLVLNTTGLGTPHDLVWFHDVASLP from the coding sequence ATGATTCAACGAATCCTTTTCTTGATCTGTTTGGCCTGCTTATTGTTGGTAGGGTGTGGGACGGAAGGGGAGATGGTTGCGGAAGCTGCCCCCACCGCTGCCCAACTACCTGCTGCCGAGACGCCAATAGCAACGGAAACGGCCCAGCCGACGCCCACCCCCAACGCAACCCCGGCGCCTGCGACCCACACCCCCACATTGCCGCCGCCAACCAACACGCCTACTACCACGCCCCAACCCACAGAAACGCAAATAGCTACAGCTACATCTTCATTAGCTTTCCCCTTATCACCTCAGGGCGCCATCTTTTTTCTTTGGAGCACCGTTCCGCCGCCAGATGGTTCTGATCCATCTCTGACTACAGACTTATATGTTGCTTATCCGGGTAATTCACCCGATAGATGGGATGTACGGCCCCTCATCCCTGACCTTTTCGGTTTTACCTTGATGAAAGCATCCCCAGATATGTCTTATCTTGCCATTCTTTTTTCTGAGAATGAAGAACAAGCCTGGAATGAAATGCGAGGAGTAGGGCTTTATAACTTTGAACAAAAGGCTTTTAGCAACCTAACTGGTAGTGAGTGTTGTCTATATGGATTCGACTGGCTGCCGCAATCACAAGCTGTTCTTTATTCTCAAGTTAACAATTTGTTCCAAATTGACATTGGTGAAGAATCCTCACCAAGTCAATTAACTGATGATTGGTTATCTCAATCTGGAACTGAAGTTTTCAACCCGGTGATTTCACCTGATGGAAACTGGGTGGCTGTTACTCTGTCTTCTAACCAAATGGCAGTCTATAACATGACAACCGGTCATTTCACTACTCTGGCAGAGGAGGTTCCTTATCCTTCCAGTCACCGGGTCATTACATGGTCACCAAATAGTCAAATGTTGGCTTTTACAAGCACCTTTGAGCAAGGATTGTTTGTGGCAAACATGGACTCAATGGCAGTCGTTCAGTTGGAAAATGTAAACACACGTTGTTTACCGGCGTGGTCATCAAAAACGCTCTTACTTGCTTATACGTGCGATAACAGCTTGTTTTTATGGGATGCAAAAACACAAGTTGCCGAAGAAACAGTTAATGGAGACATCGTAGGAATACCTGTCTGGTCGCCTAACGGTTCAACGATTGCCGTAAACGTAGTTATAGGCGAAAAAAAAGGGTTTCTACTTATCGACCCTAATGATGGCCGCCAACAGTTTCTCGATACAACAGATGTGGCAGCTCCTTCTCTATGGCCTCCAGCAATTTGGTCTCCAGATGGAGAATGGCTCTTGTATCTTTCCGAACAACCTGACCAGACTGGTTATTATGTTATGAACAAAACGAACAACATACCTTATCTTGTCTTAAATACCACTGGATTGGGAACACCACATGATTTGGTTTGGTTTCATGATGTGGCGTCTTTACCTTAA
- a CDS encoding PD40 domain-containing protein has translation MTRLHLFLLGCVCLLLVVGCGGEGERVAEAAPTPTQLPVTGTPTETAVPPTFTPLPATETAVPPTATIAPTNTAASLPTTIPTNTPIPLPPPPGQIVFLWNPEPVDPTGPQPQNLYFAKPGNAAGEWEMETTLTDLHGAGLYLSPDGTKFAARLFEDTDGNGIVSTMGTADYSNVYLYPLSDKTLTRLTDTEIKGTVQVSWLPDNQQFTYTLNKDIFLFDLANSTSTRLLSFPGLITFHQWSPDGRWLAIVSRLSDEPAPAGESHRLGLYDTETNNLISVVSKLGGSSISWSPSSQWFAFSSIEQGLYVTSINDLVPIQLDAGLSFSSWSPDGQWLAFTSQTGAVSLNLWNPNTQLIERLLEGNGRFSRPIWSPDNQHLAVALNTEEESSLVIADIVNKTTNTVLIGPKPVPDPGPARWPLETLSWSPDGQWILFEASGKDNRNFSVVNYANGELFVVLDFTGSDVPENVYWLP, from the coding sequence ATGACTCGATTACACTTGTTTTTATTGGGCTGTGTTTGTTTGCTGCTGGTAGTTGGATGTGGGGGAGAAGGGGAAAGGGTTGCGGAAGCTGCGCCCACACCTACCCAACTGCCTGTTACGGGAACGCCAACGGAAACGGCCGTTCCGCCCACTTTCACCCCACTACCGGCTACGGAAACGGCCGTGCCGCCTACCGCAACCATTGCTCCCACTAACACCGCTGCATCTTTGCCCACTACCATACCGACAAATACTCCTATCCCGTTGCCGCCGCCGCCAGGCCAGATTGTTTTTCTATGGAATCCAGAGCCGGTAGACCCTACCGGGCCGCAGCCGCAAAACCTGTATTTTGCCAAACCCGGCAATGCGGCTGGCGAGTGGGAAATGGAAACGACGCTAACAGACTTGCACGGCGCTGGCCTGTATTTATCACCTGACGGCACAAAGTTTGCTGCCAGGCTGTTTGAGGATACCGATGGAAATGGGATTGTTTCTACCATGGGCACGGCAGATTATTCAAACGTCTATCTTTACCCATTATCGGATAAAACTCTAACCCGATTAACAGACACTGAAATCAAGGGCACTGTCCAGGTCAGTTGGCTGCCGGACAATCAACAGTTTACTTACACGTTGAATAAGGATATTTTCCTTTTCGATTTGGCAAACTCAACTTCCACCCGGTTACTTAGTTTTCCAGGACTTATCACTTTTCACCAATGGTCACCTGACGGCCGTTGGTTGGCTATTGTTTCTAGGTTATCAGATGAACCAGCACCCGCAGGAGAATCCCACAGACTTGGTTTGTATGACACAGAAACAAATAACCTGATTTCTGTGGTTAGCAAACTGGGAGGAAGCAGTATAAGTTGGTCTCCAAGCAGTCAATGGTTCGCATTTTCCAGCATCGAACAGGGTTTATACGTCACTTCCATAAATGATCTTGTGCCAATCCAATTAGATGCTGGCCTCAGTTTTTCTTCCTGGTCGCCTGATGGTCAGTGGCTGGCTTTTACGTCTCAAACAGGCGCTGTAAGTCTGAATTTGTGGAACCCAAATACGCAGTTAATCGAACGCTTATTGGAGGGAAACGGCCGTTTTTCACGCCCCATATGGTCACCTGATAACCAACACCTGGCTGTTGCGCTGAATACCGAAGAAGAATCAAGTTTGGTTATCGCCGACATAGTTAATAAAACCACCAATACTGTATTGATTGGTCCAAAACCTGTACCCGACCCTGGTCCAGCTCGATGGCCGCTAGAAACCTTGAGTTGGTCGCCAGATGGACAGTGGATACTGTTTGAGGCTTCAGGAAAAGACAACCGCAACTTTTCAGTGGTCAATTATGCCAACGGAGAACTATTTGTGGTTCTCGACTTTACCGGTTCAGATGTGCCGGAGAATGTTTATTGGCTGCCATAA
- a CDS encoding PD40 domain-containing protein produces MTRLHLFLLGCVCLLLVVGCGGKGEPVTAVTPMPSTPATETAVPPTPTQPLATDTPVGMETAVLPTNTATVSPTTATSTALSAGVLTETPTNTPVPLPPSPGEIVFLWSPEPKYDYGPLPQNLYFAKPGDVAGEWEMEAALTELHGAGLYLSPDSTKFAIRLFEDTNGDGIVSTRAENSNAYLYPLADKTLTRLTATEIRGAVRVGWLPDNKQFTYSLQKDIYLYNLEDSTSRQILSFPGLIYLHQWSPDGRWLAIVSSISDEPAPGGESHRLDLYNRETNTLISLVDKMGFSGVDWSPDSQWLVFNYDSNHGLFVTSVNELTPIELVSSGLSFASWSPDSQWLAFTTDIGAGNLNLWNPNTRSTETLFGGNGRMTQPIWSPHNNRLAIALNGEEESSLIVADAVLKTTSTILVGPKPGPPGPFRRPLKTLHWSPDGQWIMFEASGEDNQNLSMIDYSTGDLFTVLDFTEMTTPDNVYWLP; encoded by the coding sequence ATGACTCGATTACACTTGTTTTTATTGGGTTGTGTTTGTTTGCTGCTGGTAGTTGGATGTGGAGGAAAAGGGGAACCGGTAACGGCCGTTACCCCCATGCCCAGTACACCTGCAACAGAAACGGCCGTTCCGCCCACCCCTACCCAGCCACTTGCTACAGATACGCCGGTGGGGATGGAAACGGCCGTGCTGCCCACCAATACCGCCACAGTTTCTCCTACAACGGCCACTTCGACTGCGCTCAGTGCAGGCGTACTCACCGAAACACCCACAAATACACCTGTACCTCTGCCACCATCGCCAGGGGAAATCGTTTTTCTATGGAGTCCAGAACCAAAATATGATTATGGCCCGCTGCCACAAAACCTGTATTTTGCGAAACCAGGTGATGTGGCGGGGGAGTGGGAAATGGAAGCGGCTCTCACCGAACTTCATGGCGCTGGCCTATATCTGTCACCTGACAGCACAAAATTTGCTATCAGACTGTTTGAGGACACCAATGGAGACGGAATTGTCTCTACTCGGGCAGAAAATTCAAACGCCTATCTCTACCCACTAGCGGACAAGACTTTAACCCGTTTGACAGCAACCGAAATCAGAGGGGCTGTCCGGGTTGGTTGGCTACCAGACAACAAACAATTCACTTACTCATTGCAGAAGGATATATACCTCTACAATCTGGAAGACTCAACTTCCAGGCAAATTCTTAGTTTCCCAGGACTTATCTATCTACACCAATGGTCGCCTGACGGCCGTTGGTTGGCTATCGTCTCTTCCATATCAGATGAACCCGCACCTGGTGGAGAATCTCACAGGCTTGATCTTTATAATAGGGAAACAAACACTTTAATTTCATTAGTTGACAAAATGGGATTTAGTGGCGTGGACTGGTCTCCAGACAGTCAGTGGTTGGTTTTTAATTATGATAGCAACCACGGTTTGTTTGTCACTTCTGTCAACGAGTTGACACCAATCGAACTGGTAAGTTCTGGTCTCAGCTTTGCTTCCTGGTCGCCAGACAGCCAATGGCTGGCCTTTACGACAGATATTGGCGCTGGAAACCTGAATTTATGGAACCCAAACACTCGTTCAACTGAAACCTTATTCGGGGGAAACGGTCGTATGACGCAGCCCATTTGGTCTCCCCATAACAACCGCCTCGCTATTGCTCTTAATGGTGAAGAGGAATCCAGCCTGATTGTGGCTGATGCAGTTCTTAAAACCACCAGCACAATATTAGTTGGGCCAAAACCTGGTCCTCCCGGCCCGTTCCGCCGGCCACTAAAAACATTGCATTGGTCACCTGATGGACAGTGGATAATGTTTGAGGCTTCAGGAGAAGACAATCAAAACTTGTCAATGATTGATTACTCTACCGGAGACCTGTTCACCGTACTTGATTTCACCGAAATGACCACACCTGATAACGTCTATTGGCTTCCATAA